The following are encoded in a window of Qipengyuania soli genomic DNA:
- a CDS encoding P-II family nitrogen regulator produces MKKIEAIIKPFKLDEVKEALHEIGVSGITVTEAKGFGRQKGHTELYRGAEYVVDFLPKVKLEVVVADDIAERTVEAIAAAAQTGRIGDGKIFISNIEGALRIRTGERDNDAI; encoded by the coding sequence GTGAAAAAGATCGAAGCGATCATCAAGCCGTTCAAGCTCGACGAGGTGAAGGAAGCCCTTCACGAAATCGGCGTGTCCGGCATCACCGTGACCGAGGCCAAGGGCTTCGGGCGCCAGAAGGGTCACACCGAGCTCTATCGCGGCGCCGAATACGTCGTCGATTTCCTGCCCAAGGTGAAGCTCGAGGTGGTCGTTGCAGATGACATCGCCGAACGCACCGTGGAGGCCATCGCCGCCGCCGCCCAGACGGGCCGGATCGGTGACGGCAAGATCTTCATCTCGAATATCGAAGGCGCGCTGCGCATCCGAACCGGCGAACGCGACAACGACGCCATCTGA
- a CDS encoding DUF3298 and DUF4163 domain-containing protein has protein sequence MRASLFLISLALSSAACSDATEFAEDAGVKKEAVSTPETAQAKAAAGGANAISKETEQYQFAYAWPEEAGRHDKLAAFLQEDADHMQGELAKEAAEDWKGAEGQDWTPRQHSASLEWKVVTDTPRFLSLSGHLATYSGGAHGMYGVESLVWDKKADDGMDAKVLFQSPIRLETALGAELCAKLNKEREKRRGIKVDPNSGDSFDNCPGLDEATVLVGSSTGKTLDRLTIYFGPYVAGPYAEGDFELDFPVTAAVLDAVKPEYASGFSIKR, from the coding sequence ATGCGAGCGTCCCTGTTCCTGATTTCGCTGGCTCTGTCGAGTGCCGCCTGCAGCGATGCTACCGAGTTTGCCGAAGACGCAGGGGTCAAGAAGGAGGCCGTATCGACTCCGGAGACAGCCCAGGCGAAGGCCGCCGCTGGCGGTGCGAATGCCATCTCCAAGGAAACGGAGCAGTATCAGTTCGCCTACGCCTGGCCTGAAGAAGCCGGGCGACACGACAAGCTGGCCGCATTTCTCCAGGAGGACGCCGATCACATGCAGGGAGAACTGGCCAAGGAAGCGGCAGAGGACTGGAAGGGTGCCGAAGGACAGGACTGGACCCCGCGCCAGCACAGTGCATCGCTGGAATGGAAAGTCGTCACCGACACGCCGCGCTTCCTGTCGCTTTCAGGCCATCTCGCCACCTACTCGGGCGGCGCGCACGGGATGTACGGCGTGGAATCGCTCGTGTGGGACAAGAAGGCGGACGACGGGATGGATGCCAAGGTCCTGTTCCAGTCACCAATCAGGCTCGAAACCGCTCTCGGGGCGGAGCTTTGCGCCAAGCTCAACAAGGAGCGCGAGAAGCGCAGGGGCATCAAGGTCGACCCGAACAGCGGTGACTCGTTCGACAATTGCCCGGGTCTCGACGAGGCGACGGTGCTGGTGGGCTCCTCGACCGGCAAGACGCTCGACCGGCTGACGATCTACTTCGGACCCTATGTCGCCGGTCCCTATGCGGAAGGCGATTTCGAGCTCGATTTCCCGGTGACCGCCGCGGTTCTGGATGCGGTGAAGCCCGAATATGCGAGCGGTTTCAGCATCAAGCGCTGA
- the glnA gene encoding type I glutamate--ammonia ligase, which yields MSSAKKVLKQIADDGVEWVDLRFTDPKGKWQHLTMVAKTLDEDQLEDGLMFDGSSIAGWKVINESDMILKPDLEHVYMDPFSAEPMMILFCDIVEPSTGEWYSRDPRTTAKRAEAFLKSTGIGDTVYVGPEAEFFMFDDVRFEDGYAGSGYAIDDIELPTNTGKEYESGNMAHRPRAKGGYFPVAPVDSAVDIRGEMVSTMIEMGLPCDKHHHEVAAAQHELGLTFGTLVTTADRMQIYKYVVHQVAHAYGKTATFMPKPIKDDNGSGMHTHISIWDGGKPTFAGNQYGGLSETCLYFIGGVIKHAKALNAFTNPTTNSYKRLVPGFEAPVLLAYSARNRSASCRIPYGSGDKAKRVEFRFPDAMANPYLAYAALLMAGLDGIQNKIHPGEAMDKNLYDLPPAELADVPTVCGSLREALESLEADHEFLLKGDVFTKDQIDAYAELKWEEVMRVETTPCPAEFDMYYSA from the coding sequence ATGTCCAGTGCAAAGAAGGTCCTGAAGCAGATCGCCGACGACGGCGTCGAATGGGTCGACCTGCGTTTCACCGACCCCAAGGGCAAGTGGCAGCACCTGACCATGGTCGCCAAGACGCTCGACGAAGACCAGCTCGAAGACGGCCTGATGTTCGACGGTTCGTCGATCGCCGGCTGGAAGGTCATCAATGAATCCGACATGATCCTGAAGCCCGACCTCGAACACGTCTACATGGACCCGTTCAGCGCCGAGCCGATGATGATCCTGTTCTGCGACATCGTCGAACCCTCGACCGGTGAATGGTATTCGCGCGACCCGCGTACCACCGCCAAGCGCGCCGAGGCATTCCTCAAGTCGACCGGTATCGGCGACACCGTCTACGTCGGCCCCGAAGCCGAGTTCTTCATGTTCGACGATGTCCGCTTCGAAGACGGCTATGCCGGCTCGGGCTACGCCATCGACGACATCGAACTGCCGACCAACACCGGAAAGGAATACGAGAGCGGCAACATGGCGCACCGTCCGCGCGCCAAGGGCGGCTACTTCCCCGTCGCCCCGGTCGACAGCGCCGTCGATATCCGTGGCGAGATGGTTTCGACCATGATCGAAATGGGCCTGCCCTGCGACAAGCATCACCACGAAGTCGCAGCGGCACAACACGAGCTTGGCCTGACCTTCGGCACGCTCGTCACGACCGCTGACCGTATGCAGATTTACAAGTACGTCGTGCACCAGGTCGCCCACGCCTATGGCAAGACCGCGACTTTCATGCCCAAGCCGATCAAGGACGATAACGGGTCGGGCATGCACACCCATATTTCCATCTGGGATGGCGGCAAGCCGACCTTCGCGGGCAACCAGTATGGCGGCCTTTCGGAAACCTGCCTCTATTTCATCGGTGGCGTCATCAAGCACGCCAAAGCGCTGAACGCCTTCACCAACCCGACCACCAACAGCTACAAGCGCCTGGTGCCGGGCTTCGAGGCTCCCGTGCTGCTTGCCTATTCGGCACGCAACCGTTCGGCTTCCTGCCGCATCCCCTATGGTTCCGGCGACAAGGCCAAGCGCGTGGAATTCCGCTTCCCCGACGCGATGGCCAACCCCTACCTCGCCTATGCAGCACTGCTGATGGCAGGTCTCGACGGGATCCAGAACAAGATCCACCCGGGCGAAGCCATGGACAAGAACCTCTACGATCTGCCGCCGGCCGAACTCGCCGACGTGCCGACCGTGTGCGGCAGCCTGCGCGAAGCCCTGGAAAGCCTCGAAGCCGACCACGAGTTCCTGCTCAAGGGCGACGTCTTCACCAAGGACCAGATCGACGCCTATGCCGAGCTGAAGTGGGAAGAAGTCATGCGCGTCGAAACTACGCCGTGCCCGGCCGAATTCGACATGTACTATTCCGCTTAA
- the argC gene encoding N-acetyl-gamma-glutamyl-phosphate reductase: MTNKVFIDGAAGTTGLEIAERLAGRSEFSLITLDDAQRKDTAARREALNEADVAILCLPDEAAIEAVALIDPVSGTRVIDASSAHRTTEGWCYGFPELVGSERVATARRVSNPGCYPTGFLALVAPLVRAGLLPADWPYTVNAVSGYSGGGKALIERFEAPGAPAFRAYGYDLKHKHLPEMKAHAGLEHPVIFAPSVVPAYRGMIVEVPLHLDAMANDPQADALRDALGEFYAGSAVVTVHDKQPVGELLLGPDDTPFDGLELFVFSNDGGWNARLVARLDNLGKGASGAAVQNLNLLCGLPETAGLRL; this comes from the coding sequence GTGACGAATAAGGTCTTCATCGACGGCGCGGCGGGCACGACCGGGCTGGAAATCGCGGAACGGCTCGCGGGCCGCAGCGAGTTCAGCCTCATCACGCTCGACGATGCGCAGAGGAAGGATACCGCCGCCCGGCGCGAGGCGCTGAACGAAGCGGATGTCGCCATTCTCTGCCTGCCCGATGAAGCTGCGATCGAGGCGGTCGCTCTTATCGACCCGGTATCCGGCACCCGCGTGATCGATGCTTCGAGCGCGCACCGCACGACCGAGGGCTGGTGCTATGGCTTCCCCGAGCTGGTCGGCAGCGAGCGGGTAGCAACGGCGCGCCGGGTGAGCAATCCCGGATGTTACCCAACCGGCTTCCTCGCCCTTGTCGCACCGCTGGTGCGCGCAGGCCTGCTGCCTGCCGACTGGCCCTACACCGTCAATGCGGTCAGTGGATATTCGGGCGGCGGCAAGGCGCTGATCGAGCGGTTCGAGGCACCTGGCGCCCCCGCATTCCGCGCCTATGGCTACGACCTCAAGCACAAGCACCTGCCCGAGATGAAGGCCCATGCGGGCCTCGAACATCCGGTCATTTTCGCGCCATCGGTCGTTCCCGCCTACCGCGGCATGATCGTCGAGGTTCCGCTCCACCTGGACGCCATGGCGAATGACCCGCAGGCAGATGCCTTGCGGGATGCCCTTGGCGAATTCTACGCCGGTTCCGCGGTCGTCACGGTCCACGACAAGCAACCCGTCGGCGAATTGCTGCTGGGTCCCGACGATACGCCTTTCGACGGCCTCGAACTTTTTGTGTTCAGCAATGACGGTGGCTGGAACGCACGCCTCGTCGCCCGCCTCGACAACCTCGGGAAGGGTGCGAGCGGGGCCGCGGTGCAGAACCTCAACCTGCTTTGCGGCCTGCCCGAAACTGCGGGCCTGCGGCTCTAG
- a CDS encoding leucyl aminopeptidase family protein, translating to MADKTPLIQPDKGQEATAIHLVNRDGFADWVKKLSAGQRAALAAQKFDGGGYQVGIVPDGDGFFAVGGVANPESLSSWCLAKLAEVLPEGTYRRVDGEPGPALHGWQTAQYVFDRYKKPERPVGPRVLLTKEAGRIDAAIAEAKAVSLVRDLVNTPAEDMGPEALEAQCEKLAKAHSAKLSVTKGDALEREYPMVHAVGRAAARTHAPRIMHLTWGKEVDPVLAIVGKGVAFDSGGLDIKPASGMLLMKKDMGGAAHAIALAGLVMGAKLKVRLHLLVPAVENAISGNAFRPGDVLKTRKGLTVEIGNTDAEGRLILGDALQRASEEKPELIIDFATLTGAARVALGPDYPALMTRRDETAEELIAAGKASDDQPWRLPLPEAYREWLSSDIADLNNSHTNGFAGASVAGLFLDKFVGEGIDWAHFDTFAWRPVAKPGRPKGGDAYGLRAAWHMLQTRYG from the coding sequence ATGGCCGACAAGACGCCGCTAATCCAGCCCGACAAGGGCCAGGAAGCGACAGCCATCCACCTCGTTAATCGCGACGGCTTTGCCGATTGGGTCAAGAAACTATCGGCGGGCCAGCGCGCGGCCCTGGCGGCGCAAAAGTTCGATGGCGGTGGCTACCAGGTCGGCATCGTGCCCGATGGCGACGGGTTCTTTGCCGTGGGCGGCGTGGCGAACCCGGAGAGCCTGTCAAGCTGGTGCCTCGCCAAGCTGGCCGAAGTCCTGCCGGAGGGAACCTACCGCCGCGTCGATGGCGAACCCGGTCCGGCCCTCCACGGCTGGCAGACGGCTCAATACGTTTTCGACCGCTACAAGAAGCCCGAGCGTCCGGTCGGACCGCGCGTCCTCCTGACCAAGGAGGCTGGCAGGATCGATGCCGCGATTGCCGAGGCAAAGGCCGTCAGCCTTGTCCGCGACCTCGTCAATACGCCGGCCGAGGATATGGGGCCCGAGGCGCTCGAGGCGCAGTGCGAGAAGCTCGCCAAGGCGCATTCGGCCAAGCTCAGCGTGACGAAGGGCGATGCGCTCGAACGCGAATACCCCATGGTCCACGCAGTCGGGCGTGCCGCGGCCCGCACCCATGCACCGCGGATCATGCACCTGACCTGGGGCAAGGAGGTCGATCCGGTTCTGGCCATCGTCGGCAAGGGCGTCGCATTCGATTCCGGCGGTCTCGACATCAAGCCTGCGAGCGGCATGCTGCTGATGAAAAAGGACATGGGTGGAGCTGCCCACGCCATCGCGCTAGCAGGCCTCGTCATGGGGGCAAAGCTGAAGGTTCGCTTGCACCTGCTCGTCCCGGCGGTCGAGAATGCGATCAGTGGCAATGCCTTCCGCCCTGGCGACGTGCTCAAGACGCGCAAGGGACTGACTGTCGAAATCGGCAATACCGATGCCGAAGGTCGCCTGATCCTCGGCGACGCGCTGCAACGTGCGAGCGAGGAGAAGCCCGAACTGATCATCGACTTCGCCACACTGACCGGCGCGGCGCGCGTGGCACTTGGTCCCGATTATCCGGCGCTGATGACGCGGCGCGACGAAACTGCCGAGGAACTCATCGCGGCGGGCAAGGCGAGCGACGACCAGCCGTGGCGCCTGCCCCTGCCCGAAGCCTATCGGGAATGGCTGTCCTCCGACATCGCCGACCTCAACAATTCGCACACCAACGGCTTTGCCGGGGCAAGCGTGGCGGGCCTGTTCCTCGACAAGTTCGTCGGCGAAGGCATCGACTGGGCGCACTTCGACACCTTTGCGTGGCGTCCGGTAGCCAAGCCCGGCAGGCCCAAGGGCGGCGATGCCTATGGCCTGCGCGCCGCATGGCACATGCTGCAAACGCGCTACGGCTAG
- a CDS encoding diacylglycerol kinase: MKNAGILRRAGYSLAGLQIALMQERSLRSHVVLSLSLFGAMAALEVGRSWWAVMLLAVAVGWGFELMNAAVERLCDRLHPDRHPDIGAVKDLASGAAFVVNVTTGLLALAMFSERL; encoded by the coding sequence ATGAAGAACGCGGGCATCCTAAGGCGTGCAGGCTACAGCCTTGCGGGCCTCCAGATCGCGCTGATGCAGGAACGAAGCCTGCGCAGTCATGTCGTCCTCTCACTTTCGTTGTTCGGCGCGATGGCGGCGCTTGAAGTAGGACGATCGTGGTGGGCCGTAATGCTTCTGGCGGTGGCTGTCGGTTGGGGGTTCGAACTCATGAATGCCGCGGTCGAACGCCTGTGCGATCGGCTGCATCCGGATCGTCACCCCGATATTGGCGCAGTCAAGGACCTAGCCTCGGGCGCGGCTTTCGTTGTCAATGTGACCACCGGCCTGTTGGCCTTGGCGATGTTTTCCGAACGCCTCTAG
- a CDS encoding fatty acid desaturase: MLTREATDVDRGGGISPNPHMDRGKAILARHPQIRTLIGRNPGTAAWIALTWTIQMGLAATAATMPWWVILPLAYFLGAFVALALWALLHECTHDLVFRRRLHNRMLGLAAATPLVLPVAAPFRKYHRLHHRHQGDPARDADVASRWECRLVGSNPVAKAFWLALGPVLQAVRPMRMKGVSLFDRDFVANCILQAVFIAAVASVLGGGAIAYLLLANCFSLGLHPLGARTIQEHFTFADGQETYSYYGPTNMFVFNAGFHVEHHDLIGVPWNRLPQVAAMAPELYAGLHSHRSWSGLLVRFLFDPEITLESRVVRQREKIA; this comes from the coding sequence ATGCTGACCAGAGAAGCAACGGACGTTGATCGTGGAGGAGGGATTTCACCGAATCCGCACATGGACCGCGGAAAGGCGATTCTTGCCCGTCACCCCCAAATACGCACCCTCATCGGGCGAAATCCAGGTACTGCGGCGTGGATTGCGCTGACCTGGACGATACAGATGGGCTTGGCGGCGACGGCTGCGACGATGCCGTGGTGGGTCATACTTCCGCTGGCCTATTTCCTCGGTGCCTTCGTTGCCCTGGCCCTGTGGGCCTTGCTCCACGAATGCACTCACGACCTCGTGTTCAGGCGGAGATTGCACAACCGGATGCTGGGTCTGGCAGCGGCGACTCCGTTGGTGCTGCCGGTCGCTGCACCATTTCGAAAGTACCACCGGCTGCACCACCGCCATCAGGGAGATCCGGCAAGAGATGCCGATGTTGCCAGCAGGTGGGAGTGTCGGTTGGTCGGTAGCAATCCCGTCGCGAAGGCCTTCTGGCTTGCGCTAGGTCCAGTGCTGCAGGCGGTAAGGCCGATGCGGATGAAGGGTGTCAGCCTTTTCGACCGGGACTTCGTGGCGAACTGCATTCTACAGGCAGTTTTCATAGCTGCGGTCGCGTCGGTTCTCGGTGGAGGAGCGATTGCATACCTCTTGCTAGCCAATTGTTTCTCGCTTGGACTCCATCCACTTGGAGCGCGCACGATACAGGAGCACTTCACTTTCGCTGACGGGCAGGAGACCTATTCCTACTACGGCCCGACCAACATGTTCGTCTTCAATGCTGGTTTTCACGTCGAGCACCACGATTTGATAGGGGTCCCATGGAATCGCCTGCCGCAGGTGGCCGCCATGGCGCCCGAGCTCTACGCCGGGCTGCATTCTCACCGTTCCTGGTCCGGGCTTCTCGTGCGTTTTCTTTTCGACCCGGAGATTACCCTTGAGAGCCGTGTGGTTCGTCAGCGGGAGAAGATCGCATGA